In Cryptococcus gattii WM276 chromosome B, complete sequence, the DNA window GGTAGCTAGCTTGTGCCACATTGAACTCACCCGGTCATGCTCTCGGCAGCCTCCCAgtcatcttcctcccttGCATGATCACGGGTCAGACTTTGTGCACTGCGCGTGCTCCTGGCAGGTGAAGCTTGTGGAGCCGCTCTGCGTGGCGGCATAATAGACTGCTGATACGGGATGGAATAGAGTGAAACACAAACGTGTTGTTGGTAGAGTTGATGTTGGTTACTAACGTGTGTTTGTTTAGCTATTTATAAGACTTATCAAGTCCGAGTGTCGCTGATCTCGCTGGGTTGCGAGGTGGATGTCGATGCTATTCACTGCGGAGTTGGCTTCTGATGCTTAAGTCGCCAATTGGCCTGGCTATATAAAAGTAGACGATACACGGTGGAAAGTGTAAAGGGAAATGAAAATGGAACAACACGAAATCGGTTGACTGGACGCGGACGGACGAGCATATGAAGCCACTCGCGACCGTGCCTTCGTGCCTTTGCTCATAACTATTTTTTATTATTTTTTGCGACTTGTATTACTGATTTCTTatgattttttttttttttgcaGCAGTGCACATTTCCACCCATCTCTCATCTGTGTACGTCTCACATGGCCCCTCCATTACGTGCGCGGCCATACTGGATTTTTGTCATGATATACATCTCCCCAATGAAACCAAACACCAACGGCTCATTCCCATAGCCAAAACCCTCCATCCATACAGAGCAGTTGTAACCACAGAAAAGCAACCAAAAACGCCGGCGAGTGATTTATCGGTAAGACTATAGGAATAAGAAACATCAATACACGCCATGCACCAAAAAGGCAATCGACCCACCTTTTGCCTCCTGGCACGGGCACCGCGACCACCGAACTTCTTGGGCTCCATCCGCCTGGGGTCGGCGACAAGGAGAGTTCGGTCGTAGGCAACAAGAGCCTTCTTCAACTCGATAGCAGAGGCGGCATCCTCGTTCTTGGCGTAGAAGCTGTCCCAGGGTCAGTTTTAGTGATTGATATGCAATCTCCTAATGATGTTACTTACGCAACGACACCCTTGGCGATAGCCTGTCGGAGAGCGTAGAGCTGAGAGACGTGACCACCACCCTTGACACGGAGACGGATGTCCATGTTGGCGAACCTCTCGGGGCCAAGGACGAGGACGGGTTCGTAGACCTTGTATCGGAGGACGACACTGTGTTTGCAGCTGGTTAGTCTCCCATTCTTCAAATGTTCTCAATCTTCCCAGCCCCTGTAGCCTAtttctccctctccttgTCCCAAAGCTCCTTTCCcaatccttcttccataTTTGAATTCAACTCACGGCTCGACGAGGGAGATGGGGGACCCGTTAAGTCGGATGAGGCCTCGGCCAGGGGTGACGTGAGCCACAGCC includes these proteins:
- a CDS encoding Small (40S) ribosomal subunit protein, putative; Rps16ap (Similar to TIGR gene model, INSD accession AAW41557.1), with the translated sequence MSSVQTFGKKKTATAVAHVTPGRGLIRLNGSPISLVEPVVLRYKVYEPVLVLGPERFANMDIRLRVKGGGHVSQLYALRQAIAKGVVAFYAKNEDAASAIELKKALVAYDRTLLVADPRRMEPKKFGGRGARARRQKSYR